One window of the Endomicrobium proavitum genome contains the following:
- a CDS encoding ABC-F family ATP-binding cassette domain-containing protein, giving the protein MQKPIFLNNVSLYFSGKICFENFSAQILPNSRIAVMGNNGAGKSSLLKIIKGDISPSEGEIVNNKNIVFGYVAQLVREYESLSGGEKFNKALSAAFAKHPDALLLDEPTNHLDLKNRQSLMKMLNFYKGTLIVVSHDEELLRNSVDTFWHIDNGQINIFNGKYDDYKNTVFQNRANLENQLHSLSKEKKENHKALMKEQQRAAKSKQRGEKFVEQKRWLPAVGDLKASSAQKSSGKNKEAINNKREYLNRQLSSIRIPEIIKPKFSLTAKDMGSKTIISISGAGAGYENKIILHNININVAAGQHLAVTGNNGSGKTTLFKAILNFDEIVKTGTWDAPAADDIGYLDQYYDGLDTEKTVFETIANLSPQKTYVETRDFLNDFLFRKNEEVNKKVDVLSGGEKARLSLAKIAVKTPKLLLIDEITNNIDLETKEHVTEVLKEYPGAMIIISHDTAFLEDIGVDYFYEVK; this is encoded by the coding sequence GTGCAAAAACCTATTTTTTTAAATAATGTAAGTTTATACTTTAGCGGGAAAATTTGTTTTGAAAATTTTTCGGCGCAAATTTTGCCAAACAGCCGCATAGCTGTTATGGGAAATAACGGCGCGGGGAAGTCTTCTCTTTTGAAAATAATAAAGGGGGATATTTCTCCGTCTGAAGGTGAAATTGTAAATAATAAAAACATTGTTTTCGGATACGTTGCGCAGCTTGTGCGCGAGTATGAAAGTTTAAGCGGCGGGGAAAAATTCAACAAAGCGTTAAGCGCCGCGTTTGCCAAGCATCCGGACGCGCTGCTTTTGGACGAGCCTACAAATCATTTGGATTTGAAAAACAGACAATCTTTAATGAAGATGCTTAATTTTTATAAAGGCACTTTAATTGTGGTTTCTCACGATGAAGAACTTTTGAGAAACTCAGTAGATACTTTTTGGCACATAGACAACGGACAAATAAATATTTTTAACGGTAAATACGACGATTACAAAAATACCGTATTTCAAAACCGCGCAAATCTTGAAAACCAATTGCACTCGCTTTCAAAGGAAAAAAAAGAAAACCACAAAGCTCTTATGAAAGAACAGCAGCGCGCTGCAAAAAGTAAACAACGCGGCGAGAAATTTGTAGAACAAAAAAGATGGCTGCCTGCAGTTGGCGATTTAAAGGCTTCGTCGGCGCAAAAATCTTCCGGCAAAAATAAAGAAGCGATTAACAATAAAAGGGAATATTTAAACCGACAGTTGTCTTCTATACGCATTCCTGAAATTATAAAACCTAAATTTTCTTTGACGGCAAAAGATATGGGTTCAAAAACAATAATTTCAATAAGCGGCGCAGGCGCAGGGTATGAAAATAAAATAATTTTGCATAATATAAATATAAACGTTGCCGCAGGACAACATCTTGCCGTAACGGGAAATAACGGCAGCGGTAAAACAACTTTGTTTAAAGCTATTTTAAATTTTGATGAAATTGTAAAAACCGGAACGTGGGACGCGCCTGCTGCAGATGATATTGGATATTTGGATCAATATTACGATGGGCTGGATACTGAAAAAACTGTTTTTGAAACTATTGCGAATTTGTCGCCGCAAAAGACTTATGTTGAAACAAGAGATTTTTTAAATGATTTTTTGTTTAGAAAAAACGAGGAAGTAAATAAAAAAGTTGATGTTTTATCGGGCGGGGAAAAAGCACGTTTAAGTCTTGCAAAAATTGCAGTTAAAACGCCTAAACTTTTACTTATTGACGAGATAACAAATAATATAGATTTAGAAACAAAAGAACACGTTACTGAAGTTTTAAAAGAATATCCGGGCGCGATGATTATTATTTCGCACGATACGGCGTTTCTTGAGGATATTGGCGTTGATTATTTTTATGAGGTAAAGTAA
- a CDS encoding GIY-YIG nuclease family protein: protein MPKTKSSKRKRKPQTNYTYILKCADDTLYTGWTNNIDKRLQAHNSGKGCKYTRTRCPVELAYCEIFKTKQEAQSREFAIKKLSRKEKQTLINNCI, encoded by the coding sequence ATGCCAAAAACAAAATCATCAAAACGCAAAAGAAAACCGCAAACAAATTACACCTATATTTTAAAATGCGCCGACGACACTTTATACACCGGCTGGACAAACAATATTGATAAGCGGCTGCAAGCTCACAACAGCGGCAAAGGCTGTAAATATACGCGCACGCGCTGCCCCGTAGAATTAGCATATTGTGAAATTTTTAAAACAAAGCAAGAAGCGCAAAGCCGCGAGTTTGCAATAAAAAAATTATCGCGAAAAGAAAAACAAACATTGATTAACAACTGTATTTAA
- a CDS encoding DUF2924 domain-containing protein: MIKFIEYQLHKASIDILLDYKKALISKIGDKGGIYILYKNSNIYYVGKATRLKQRIKQHFTDKHKNKWNFFSLYVVADNKLIPELERIFISLMKPSGNSLLYQKEIKKFQTELRKEIRTLQDIQLKQLFSNEEIESRSESKTSKKFSKTLTKIYKGKKYIATLQNDGIVIYDKKKYTSLTAAAKKVVGHNRSISGPHFWGLR, encoded by the coding sequence ATGATTAAATTTATTGAATATCAACTCCACAAAGCCTCAATAGATATTTTATTAGATTATAAAAAAGCTCTTATTAGCAAAATTGGCGATAAGGGCGGCATATATATACTTTATAAAAATAGTAATATTTACTATGTCGGCAAAGCCACAAGACTAAAACAGCGAATAAAACAACACTTCACCGATAAACATAAAAACAAATGGAATTTCTTCTCATTATATGTAGTTGCCGATAACAAACTCATCCCTGAGCTGGAAAGAATATTTATTTCTTTAATGAAACCAAGCGGCAACTCGTTACTTTATCAAAAAGAAATCAAAAAATTCCAAACGGAGCTTCGGAAAGAAATAAGGACATTGCAAGATATACAGTTAAAACAACTTTTTTCCAATGAAGAAATAGAGAGCCGTTCTGAAAGCAAAACTTCTAAAAAATTTTCAAAAACATTAACAAAAATTTATAAAGGTAAAAAATACATTGCCACTTTACAAAATGACGGCATTGTTATTTATGATAAGAAAAAATATACATCCCTAACTGCCGCTGCAAAAAAAGTTGTAGGTCACAATCGCTCCATAAGCGGTCCCCATTTCTGGGGATTGAGATAA
- a CDS encoding winged helix-turn-helix transcriptional regulator, which yields MIKKTDLPPCPTATTIHLIGNKWKLLLLRDLLDGTKRFGELRKSVAGISQKVLTENLRELEKSGIITRKVHAQVPPKVEYTLSKLGATLKPILDLMTAWGMKYKKMMR from the coding sequence ATGATTAAAAAAACAGATTTACCGCCGTGCCCGACAGCAACGACAATTCATTTGATAGGAAATAAATGGAAACTTTTGCTTTTGCGGGATTTGCTTGACGGCACAAAACGTTTTGGAGAATTAAGAAAAAGCGTAGCCGGAATCAGTCAAAAAGTGCTAACTGAAAATTTACGCGAGTTAGAAAAATCTGGCATAATAACCCGCAAAGTGCACGCCCAAGTCCCGCCAAAAGTAGAATACACCCTAAGCAAGTTAGGCGCCACACTAAAACCCATATTAGATTTAATGACAGCCTGGGGAATGAAATATAAGAAGATGATGAGATGA